The proteins below are encoded in one region of Deltaproteobacteria bacterium:
- a CDS encoding M48 family metalloprotease — MKIRPHLLLLLFPLLFGCATFGVSTGTKNSSMDFSKETLRDSDISSYVNQITRTLAKKESKEKLGFSSINVDVLKTSRIQGMSFFDSPSIGITRGMLNVLGNEAELACLIGHEIGHKVLHRHRQNYEPRNKLEKIFIPEDIARAKWNQRQEQEADEYGADLCQKVGYNPYAFLDFMERMARFQKSDFFSAINELSATHKDFRNRAKHLERVINYRSMSACSPPQAYWQGVERLGGRWRRALKQRSKMRHS, encoded by the coding sequence ATGAAAATCAGGCCACATTTGCTTTTATTGCTATTTCCACTTTTATTCGGTTGCGCCACTTTTGGTGTCTCGACGGGCACAAAGAACAGCTCCATGGATTTTTCCAAAGAAACCCTTCGCGACTCTGACATCAGCAGTTACGTCAACCAAATTACCCGGACCCTGGCTAAAAAAGAATCCAAAGAGAAGCTGGGGTTTTCGTCCATCAACGTAGATGTCTTAAAGACGAGTCGCATCCAAGGCATGTCTTTTTTTGACAGCCCTTCCATCGGTATCACTCGTGGCATGCTGAATGTTCTTGGGAACGAGGCGGAACTGGCGTGTTTGATTGGTCACGAGATCGGGCACAAAGTCCTCCATCGCCACCGGCAAAATTATGAACCTCGCAATAAGCTCGAGAAAATTTTTATTCCGGAGGATATAGCGAGAGCCAAGTGGAACCAAAGACAAGAGCAAGAGGCCGATGAATATGGAGCCGATCTGTGTCAAAAAGTCGGATACAATCCCTACGCTTTCCTTGATTTCATGGAGAGAATGGCTCGTTTTCAAAAGAGTGACTTTTTTTCTGCTATCAACGAACTAAGCGCTACTCACAAAGATTTTAGAAATCGCGCAAAGCATTTGGAACGGGTTATAAATTATCGTTCAATGAGCGCGTGCTCACCGCCGCAGGCCTATTGGCAGGGAGTGGAAAGGCTTGGCGGGAGGTGGCGCAGGGCTTTGAAACAACGCTCAAAGATGCGGCACTCATAA
- a CDS encoding M48 family metallopeptidase, protein MKLYGLLSFSILLFVSTNILAYQRDDEVLLKQQKPHLKWMRPTTIIENLQWDIQLKNAFYDAYLLQFRDKKIGVDVAKDRALIARLNKVFRRLQPNSLMADLPMEVHLVDDPYVNAVCFPGGGIIFFKGIFDRKEGLIDANDEDEIAAVMAHEMSHATLRHGYKQMKNARSAVMVGEIVAAGLGGSMGETWGGLFQLAYYPTLGLYMLQYSRSDEAHADLEGLYTMMKAGFNPEKMVAIWKRAAEKNGKSKHSIFDSHPSNGERVKALTGHLEQIQMHQGGEGK, encoded by the coding sequence GTGAAATTATACGGACTCTTATCATTCTCGATATTGTTGTTCGTTTCCACAAATATTTTGGCGTATCAGCGTGATGATGAGGTTCTTCTTAAACAGCAAAAACCTCATTTAAAATGGATGCGTCCAACAACAATTATTGAGAATCTTCAATGGGATATTCAATTAAAGAACGCTTTTTACGATGCTTATCTTTTGCAATTTAGGGATAAAAAAATCGGTGTGGATGTGGCCAAAGATAGGGCTTTGATAGCACGGCTAAACAAGGTGTTTCGGCGTTTGCAACCCAATTCTCTCATGGCAGATTTGCCGATGGAAGTGCATTTAGTGGACGATCCTTATGTCAATGCTGTTTGTTTTCCGGGGGGCGGAATTATTTTTTTCAAGGGGATTTTTGACCGGAAAGAAGGTTTGATTGATGCCAATGACGAGGATGAGATTGCCGCGGTGATGGCGCATGAAATGTCCCATGCGACTTTGCGCCATGGATATAAACAAATGAAAAATGCGCGGAGCGCCGTTATGGTCGGAGAAATTGTGGCGGCGGGTCTGGGCGGAAGTATGGGGGAAACTTGGGGAGGACTCTTTCAGCTCGCTTATTATCCAACTTTGGGTCTCTACATGTTGCAATATTCCCGTTCCGATGAAGCCCATGCGGATCTTGAAGGGTTGTATACCATGATGAAGGCCGGCTTTAACCCGGAGAAAATGGTTGCCATTTGGAAAAGAGCGGCGGAGAAAAATGGAAAATCAAAACACAGCATTTTTGACAGCCATCCATCCAATGGTGAACGTGTCAAAGCACTAACCGGGCATCTGGAGCAGATTCAAATGCATCAAGGGGGGGAAGGCAAATGA